A single genomic interval of bacterium harbors:
- a CDS encoding L,D-transpeptidase, whose amino-acid sequence MAGNIRIFETKNPTVTTKSLKLSQEELKEHSSHMAEDIKIFNSKHGAPSPELVIKNTNVLAQAVVDRKAHKTFIYNEEGKFIKVFPDAVGAPTTPTPAGVRYITRIGSAPYKTSDDTPTPKKSPNAFGPHILYDRVIDTKSGDTKPTGIFFHGTNHPESMGKDASHGCVRHKNNDINEIVDNGYITPGNFINIM is encoded by the coding sequence ATGGCAGGGAATATTAGAATTTTTGAAACAAAAAATCCAACGGTAACTACTAAGTCATTAAAGCTGTCACAAGAAGAACTCAAAGAACATTCTTCTCATATGGCTGAGGATATAAAGATTTTTAACAGTAAACATGGTGCGCCTTCGCCTGAACTGGTGATTAAAAATACAAATGTCTTGGCGCAGGCTGTAGTTGATAGAAAAGCCCATAAAACATTTATATACAATGAAGAAGGCAAATTTATTAAAGTATTTCCTGACGCTGTGGGTGCGCCAACTACACCTACCCCGGCAGGTGTAAGATATATAACGAGAATAGGCAGTGCGCCTTATAAAACTTCTGATGATACACCAACACCAAAGAAAAGTCCAAACGCATTTGGCCCGCATATTCTATATGACAGGGTTATAGATACTAAGTCAGGTGATACAAAGCCGACAGGTATATTTTTCCATGGTACAAATCATCCCGAGTCAATGGGAAAAGACGCATCTCATGGCTGTGTTCGTCATAAGAATAATGATATAAATGAAATCGTAGATAATGGATATATTACGCCCGGTAATTTTATTAATATTATGTAG
- the eno gene encoding phosphopyruvate hydratase → MGTFIEHIQARQILDSRGNPTVEVDVELSSGAVGRAAVPSGASTGMWEAVELRDDDKSRYGGKGVLQAVDNVNDIIAKELIDMDASNQYEIDRTMIELDGTDNKSKLGANAILGVSLACAKASAVTFELPLYRYVGGINGTTLPVPLMNIINGGAHADNNVDIQEFMIAPVGACCFQEALRMGTETFHALKSVLKGKGYVTSVGDEGGFAPNLSSNEEALEVILTAIEKAGYTTNDIKLALDVASSEFYKDGKYVLDGEGKTFSRDEMVGFLKDLSNKYPIISIEDGMSENDWEGWKTLTDEIGGRVQLVGDDLFVTNTKKLAEGIVKGVANSILVKVNQIGTLSETMAAVNLAHKAGYTAIMSHRSGETEDSTIADLAVALNCGQIKTGSASRSDRIAKYNQLIRIEQELGCAARYPGMKAFGIIKNAYSAQELCV, encoded by the coding sequence ATGGGTACATTTATTGAACACATTCAAGCCAGACAAATCCTTGATTCAAGAGGTAATCCAACAGTTGAAGTTGATGTGGAACTTTCCAGCGGAGCTGTAGGCAGAGCAGCAGTACCTTCAGGCGCAAGCACAGGTATGTGGGAAGCTGTTGAATTAAGAGATGATGACAAGTCAAGATACGGCGGAAAAGGCGTTCTTCAAGCTGTTGATAACGTAAACGACATCATAGCAAAAGAACTCATCGATATGGACGCAAGCAACCAGTATGAAATCGACAGAACAATGATCGAGCTTGACGGTACGGACAATAAAAGCAAATTAGGTGCTAACGCAATATTAGGCGTGAGTTTAGCCTGTGCTAAAGCTTCGGCTGTCACTTTTGAATTACCTTTATACAGATATGTAGGCGGAATTAACGGAACTACACTTCCTGTTCCCCTTATGAACATAATCAACGGCGGCGCACACGCTGATAACAACGTTGATATTCAAGAATTCATGATTGCTCCTGTTGGCGCTTGCTGCTTTCAGGAAGCTTTAAGAATGGGTACTGAAACATTCCACGCACTTAAATCAGTATTAAAAGGCAAAGGCTATGTTACTTCCGTAGGCGATGAAGGCGGATTTGCTCCTAACCTTTCTTCTAACGAAGAAGCTCTTGAAGTAATCCTTACAGCTATTGAAAAAGCAGGTTATACAACCAACGATATCAAACTTGCTCTTGACGTTGCCAGCTCAGAATTCTACAAAGACGGTAAATATGTCCTCGATGGCGAAGGTAAAACCTTCTCAAGAGACGAAATGGTAGGCTTCTTGAAAGACCTTTCAAACAAATACCCTATTATTTCAATCGAAGACGGCATGAGCGAAAACGATTGGGAAGGCTGGAAAACTCTTACTGACGAAATTGGCGGCAGAGTTCAACTGGTAGGTGATGATTTATTCGTTACAAACACCAAAAAACTTGCTGAAGGTATCGTTAAAGGCGTTGCAAACAGCATACTCGTTAAAGTTAACCAGATTGGAACACTTAGCGAAACAATGGCTGCTGTAAACCTTGCCCATAAAGCAGGATATACCGCTATAATGAGCCACAGATCAGGAGAAACAGAAGATTCAACCATCGCTGATCTCGCTGTAGCTTTAAATTGCGGACAAATCAAAACAGGCTCAGCTTCCAGAAGCGACAGAATTGCTAAATACAACCAGCTCATCAGAATTGAACAAGAGCTTGGATGTGCAGCAAGATACCCTGGAATGAAAGCTTTTGGTATAATCAAAAATGCTTATTCAGCCCAGGAATTATGCGTGTAA
- a CDS encoding RNA-binding S4 domain-containing protein has protein sequence MRLDKYLKVSRLIKRRTVANEVTSAGRVFINNKAAKPSTEVKEGDVLRLEYFNKTLIANILKVPTGNVSIQESKTLYEITDEITKLQEKE, from the coding sequence ATGCGATTAGATAAATACTTAAAAGTCTCCAGATTAATAAAAAGAAGAACAGTTGCAAACGAAGTAACTTCAGCAGGAAGGGTTTTTATTAATAACAAAGCCGCAAAACCCTCTACAGAAGTAAAAGAGGGAGATGTTTTGAGGCTGGAATACTTTAATAAAACGCTAATCGCCAATATTTTAAAAGTTCCGACAGGGAACGTGTCTATACAAGAATCAAAAACATTGTACGAAATAACAGACGAGATAACTAAATTACAGGAAAAAGAATAG